The following coding sequences are from one Methanococcoides orientis window:
- a CDS encoding phosphatidylserine decarboxylase, which yields MLAKDSTSWVAIVGLLALASTIVSNFTGLGLLRYLSYLCLALFIFVVWFFRDPERTTKICDHCLFSAADGKVIDISNGKVCVFMNVHNVHVNRAPISGTIRGITHIKGGHIPAFNKDSERNERTITVIESSHGDVEVTQIAGVLVRRIVSYLKVGDKVASGQKIGMIRFGSRVDVTIPSDFEISCKVGDRVYAGETMIAKEKGFKRKKQ from the coding sequence ATGTTAGCTAAAGATTCGACTTCATGGGTCGCTATTGTGGGCCTGTTAGCTCTGGCGAGCACAATAGTATCCAATTTTACAGGTCTTGGATTACTTCGTTACCTGTCATATCTTTGTCTTGCTCTCTTTATCTTTGTAGTATGGTTCTTCAGGGACCCTGAAAGGACAACAAAGATATGTGACCATTGTCTGTTCTCTGCTGCTGATGGTAAGGTAATAGATATCAGCAATGGCAAGGTCTGCGTTTTCATGAACGTTCATAATGTTCATGTCAACCGTGCCCCTATCTCCGGAACCATCCGGGGCATAACTCATATAAAAGGCGGGCATATACCAGCTTTCAATAAGGATTCTGAAAGGAACGAGCGTACGATCACAGTTATTGAAAGCAGCCACGGGGATGTGGAAGTTACTCAGATAGCTGGTGTTCTGGTTCGTAGGATAGTGTCATATTTGAAGGTGGGGGACAAGGTGGCCAGTGGACAAAAGATCGGGATGATACGCTTTGGTTCCCGGGTCGATGTGACAATTCCCTCTGATTTTGAGATATCGTGCAAGGTCGGTGACCGTGTGTATGCAGGGGAAACCATGATCGCAAAAGAAAAAGGATTCAAGAGGAAAAAACAATGA
- the clpB gene encoding ATP-dependent chaperone ClpB — protein sequence MDLNRFTQKAQEAVQKSFTISARYYNQQTDCEHLFLALMEQDSGLVPTLLNNMGTDTQTIVQKLEEHLSGLPQVSGPGSEQAYVSQSYNRVLDTADKEARSMNDEYVSVEHLLIALLKEKGSPSYRILGEAGITLEAALQAIKELRGNRRITSENPEDTMEPLKKYGIDFTELAAQGKLDPVIGRDQEIRHTIEILSRRRKNNPVLIGEAGVGKTAIVEGLALRIAKRDVPDAMKDKKIIALDMGSLIAGAKFRGEFEERLKAVLKEVADSEGQIILFIDELHTIVGAGATEGAMDAGNLLKPMLARGELHCIGATTLDEYRKYIEKDAALERRFLPVLVDQPDVENTISILRGLKERYEVHHGVRLKDTALVAAAVLSDRYISDRFLPDKAIDLVDEAAAKVRTSIDSKPPELDEADRKILQLEIEREALRKEKDAVSKERLADLEKELADIRAESDAMRAKWQGEKDIIANLSSLKQQIEEIKIQLELAENSGDFEQASKLKYGTLAPLEHQYNEEEAKLQEQQEEMLLKEEVGEEEIAQVVSQWTNIPITKLMEGEREKLIHLEDKLHERLIGQDETVKAVSDAVIRAYAGIKDPKRPIGSFIFLGPTGVGKTELAKALATELFDDENNMIRIDMSEYMEKHTVSRLIGAPPGYIGHEEGGQLTEAVRRRPYSVVLFDEIEKAHHDVFNVMLQILDDGRLTDSHGRTVNFKNTLIIMTSNICVDYAISKLEKGEEYASMQEMAQNELTKHFRPEFINRIDELAIFRPLTKDQLVQIVDIKVADLVHRLKEKRISLELTDAAKHYLGDAGYSESFGARPLKRVIQNEVETAVAKLIVEGKALEGCTIVVDANERGITVEVTSQAEE from the coding sequence ATGGATCTAAACCGTTTTACACAGAAAGCACAGGAAGCTGTCCAGAAATCATTCACCATTTCTGCAAGGTACTATAACCAGCAGACAGATTGTGAACATCTGTTCCTTGCATTAATGGAACAGGATAGCGGCCTTGTACCTACACTTCTCAACAATATGGGTACTGACACACAGACGATTGTCCAAAAGCTAGAGGAGCATTTATCCGGACTCCCACAGGTATCAGGCCCGGGAAGTGAGCAGGCATACGTAAGCCAGTCATATAACAGGGTACTCGATACTGCTGACAAGGAAGCTCGTTCAATGAACGATGAATATGTCAGCGTTGAGCACCTGCTCATAGCATTACTAAAAGAGAAAGGAAGTCCCAGCTATCGCATACTTGGAGAAGCTGGGATCACACTTGAAGCCGCTTTACAGGCCATAAAAGAACTAAGGGGGAACCGACGCATTACAAGTGAAAATCCCGAAGACACCATGGAACCGCTCAAAAAATACGGAATTGACTTTACCGAACTTGCTGCACAGGGAAAGCTTGACCCTGTGATCGGAAGGGACCAGGAGATCAGACACACCATAGAGATCCTTTCCAGGCGCAGGAAGAACAACCCCGTCCTCATCGGAGAAGCAGGTGTAGGAAAGACCGCGATTGTCGAAGGTCTTGCATTGCGTATTGCAAAAAGAGATGTTCCCGATGCCATGAAAGATAAGAAGATCATCGCACTTGACATGGGTTCACTGATCGCCGGAGCAAAGTTTCGAGGAGAGTTTGAGGAACGCCTCAAAGCGGTCCTGAAGGAAGTTGCAGACTCAGAAGGACAGATCATCCTCTTTATCGACGAGTTACACACCATAGTAGGTGCAGGTGCCACTGAAGGCGCCATGGATGCAGGCAACCTGCTAAAACCAATGCTTGCAAGGGGGGAACTACACTGTATCGGTGCTACGACCCTTGATGAATATCGCAAGTACATCGAGAAGGATGCAGCTCTTGAGAGACGTTTCCTGCCTGTACTGGTGGACCAGCCAGATGTAGAGAACACCATCTCCATCCTGAGAGGATTGAAAGAGAGATATGAGGTCCACCACGGAGTGAGGCTTAAGGATACTGCACTTGTGGCAGCAGCAGTTCTCAGCGACCGTTACATCTCGGACAGGTTCCTGCCTGACAAGGCCATCGATCTTGTGGACGAGGCTGCTGCAAAGGTCAGGACATCCATAGACAGCAAACCACCGGAACTGGACGAAGCCGACAGGAAGATCCTCCAACTCGAGATCGAGCGCGAAGCACTCAGGAAAGAGAAGGATGCGGTTTCAAAAGAACGGCTTGCAGACCTTGAGAAAGAGCTTGCAGACATCCGTGCCGAGTCCGACGCAATGCGTGCAAAATGGCAGGGAGAGAAGGACATCATCGCAAACCTGAGTTCCTTAAAACAACAGATCGAAGAGATAAAGATCCAGCTTGAACTTGCTGAGAACAGCGGGGACTTTGAACAGGCCTCAAAGCTGAAATACGGCACACTGGCACCTCTTGAGCACCAGTATAATGAGGAGGAAGCAAAGCTTCAGGAGCAGCAGGAGGAGATGCTTCTCAAAGAAGAAGTTGGTGAAGAGGAGATTGCACAGGTAGTCAGCCAGTGGACGAACATCCCGATCACGAAGCTCATGGAAGGAGAACGAGAGAAGCTTATCCACCTGGAAGACAAGCTCCATGAGAGATTGATCGGACAGGATGAAACAGTAAAAGCTGTCTCCGACGCTGTCATCCGTGCCTATGCAGGCATCAAGGACCCGAAGAGGCCTATCGGAAGCTTCATTTTCCTCGGACCTACCGGCGTGGGTAAGACAGAGCTTGCCAAAGCACTGGCAACTGAGCTCTTCGATGATGAGAACAACATGATCCGCATCGACATGTCCGAATACATGGAAAAGCACACTGTATCAAGGCTGATCGGTGCGCCGCCGGGCTACATCGGCCATGAAGAAGGAGGGCAGCTTACCGAAGCAGTACGCAGGAGACCATATTCAGTGGTTCTGTTCGATGAGATCGAAAAGGCCCACCATGATGTATTCAATGTCATGCTCCAGATACTTGATGATGGACGCCTGACAGATTCACACGGAAGAACTGTGAACTTCAAGAACACGTTGATCATCATGACATCGAACATCTGCGTGGACTACGCCATCTCAAAGCTCGAGAAGGGGGAAGAATACGCCAGTATGCAGGAGATGGCACAGAACGAGCTGACCAAACACTTCAGACCGGAGTTCATCAACCGTATCGATGAACTTGCCATCTTCAGGCCGCTGACAAAGGACCAGCTTGTGCAGATCGTAGATATTAAGGTTGCAGACCTTGTCCACAGGCTCAAGGAGAAGAGGATTAGCCTTGAGCTCACCGATGCTGCAAAGCATTATCTTGGAGATGCAGGATACAGCGAGTCTTTCGGAGCACGACCACTTAAACGTGTCATTCAGAACGAGGTCGAGACAGCAGTTGCAAAACTGATCGTTGAAGGTAAAGCTCTCGAAGGATGCACGATCGTTGTGGATGCGAACGAACGCGGCATAACTGTGGAAGTGACCAGTCAGGCTGAAGAATAA
- the surE gene encoding 5'/3'-nucleotidase SurE — translation MSTRILLTNDDGVYAAGIRAAYRSVSDLGDVTVSAPAMQQSGVGRSISIFEPLRINRTVIDGIEVNAVGGTPTDSVILGIFTIMKELPDLILSGFNIGENISTDTITTSGTIGAALEGASYGVPAIAASIQVKEEGLKFDDLRDFQHDFDVGVKFVNRVAKKVLKEGLPENVDLLNINIPHFAEDDCEVEITRLARKFFDTDVEERHDPRGTSYYWITGDLIHEAEEGTDVNAIENGHISVTPISLDATSPINFLDIEHLV, via the coding sequence ATGTCAACACGAATACTGCTCACTAATGATGACGGTGTCTACGCTGCCGGTATCAGGGCAGCCTATAGAAGTGTATCTGATCTGGGTGATGTCACAGTTTCAGCACCTGCTATGCAGCAAAGTGGTGTGGGACGCTCTATATCCATATTTGAACCACTGCGCATTAATCGTACAGTCATAGACGGCATAGAAGTAAATGCAGTGGGCGGCACTCCTACAGATTCTGTAATACTTGGAATATTTACTATCATGAAGGAATTGCCTGATCTTATCCTCTCTGGCTTCAATATCGGGGAGAACATAAGTACTGATACTATCACAACATCCGGCACCATAGGTGCTGCACTCGAAGGTGCAAGTTATGGTGTTCCTGCCATTGCAGCCTCCATTCAGGTAAAGGAAGAAGGTCTTAAATTCGATGATCTCAGGGATTTCCAGCATGACTTCGATGTGGGAGTGAAGTTTGTAAACAGGGTGGCAAAAAAAGTGTTGAAGGAAGGTCTTCCTGAGAATGTGGACCTTTTGAACATCAACATCCCACATTTTGCAGAAGATGATTGTGAAGTGGAAATCACAAGGCTTGCACGCAAGTTCTTCGACACTGATGTGGAAGAGCGTCATGATCCTCGGGGGACGTCATATTACTGGATCACAGGTGACCTGATCCATGAAGCAGAAGAGGGAACTGACGTCAACGCCATTGAGAACGGTCATATATCCGTGACACCGATCTCGCTGGATGCTACATCTCCGATAAATTTCTTGGATATAGAACATCTGGTCTGA
- the priL gene encoding DNA primase regulatory subunit PriL has translation MDSRDLALYPFVSEASEYVGGLGFSPEKLLSSRALDSARMRGKERVIQSLTGEIEKPSPSASEEGKILTELLSYPFARILVSCIDDQFLIRKYALAEAKAAYKILKTQQPEFLQELGLDFQINAETYENVESHDILFDLHFTDYIKLATTLKDLNWKLVNRKMKAGHVRISKEEFARLLQEAIRSRIQNALPLSIPEEISEACTPYLADINETLEEKKSDFGVGEFQKVESELFPPCIVQAIANVRAGVNLAHSMRFAMTSFLLNIGMTVDEVVAMFNVSPDFDEEKTRYQIQHIAGSSGTSYKPPSCNTMRTYGNCYNPDEICKNTKHPLGYYSRRMWLKNKMEKEREKKA, from the coding sequence ATGGACAGCAGAGATCTCGCCTTATATCCTTTTGTATCCGAGGCATCCGAGTATGTCGGTGGCCTCGGTTTTTCACCAGAGAAGCTCTTATCCTCCCGCGCACTTGACTCTGCCCGCATGAGGGGAAAGGAGCGTGTGATACAATCGCTTACAGGTGAGATCGAAAAACCGTCACCTTCAGCTTCGGAAGAGGGAAAGATCCTCACCGAACTTTTGTCATACCCTTTTGCAAGGATACTTGTATCCTGTATCGATGACCAGTTCCTGATAAGAAAATATGCACTTGCCGAAGCAAAAGCTGCATACAAGATTCTTAAGACCCAGCAACCGGAGTTCCTACAGGAGCTTGGCCTTGATTTCCAGATCAATGCAGAGACCTACGAGAACGTGGAGTCCCACGATATCCTTTTTGACCTTCATTTTACAGATTACATCAAACTTGCAACTACCTTAAAGGACCTCAACTGGAAACTGGTCAACAGGAAAATGAAAGCAGGCCATGTCAGGATCAGCAAGGAAGAATTTGCCCGCCTGCTGCAGGAAGCCATACGTTCACGCATACAGAATGCCCTTCCACTTTCAATTCCTGAGGAGATCAGCGAGGCATGCACACCATACCTTGCAGATATCAATGAAACCCTTGAGGAGAAAAAATCCGACTTTGGAGTTGGGGAGTTCCAGAAAGTAGAAAGCGAACTGTTCCCTCCATGTATTGTGCAGGCTATTGCAAATGTCAGGGCAGGAGTGAATCTTGCCCATTCAATGAGATTTGCAATGACATCGTTCCTGTTGAACATCGGAATGACCGTGGACGAGGTCGTAGCCATGTTCAATGTATCTCCTGACTTTGACGAGGAGAAGACAAGATACCAGATCCAGCATATTGCCGGCTCATCAGGAACATCTTATAAACCACCATCCTGCAATACAATGCGTACATATGGTAACTGCTATAATCCGGATGAGATCTGCAAGAACACAAAGCATCCGTTAGGCTACTACAGCAGAAGGATGTGGCTCAAGAACAAAATGGAAAAAGAAAGAGAAAAGAAGGCTTGA
- a CDS encoding archaetidylserine synthase → MMFKTLRVPDLMTLGNALFGMMAIFSACSGYDDLAFILILFAAIADGMDGFLARRMPNSAIGEYLDSLADAISFGVAPAAALYFIYGYSHPYLMAIVACFYLFCGIIRLARFNTKQKTISDFEGLPITAAAVVIASYLLMADRYVQFYGVIAIMLLLSLLMVSEYPYPKLRGSKAMAFVAIVFILPIASYIVLPAYLPIFSTAMFLLLLLYLESPIMRVPRKYYED, encoded by the coding sequence ATGATGTTCAAAACCCTCCGGGTCCCGGATCTTATGACACTTGGGAATGCCCTTTTTGGCATGATGGCGATCTTCAGTGCATGCTCCGGGTATGATGACCTTGCTTTCATACTCATCCTTTTCGCAGCTATTGCTGATGGCATGGATGGTTTTCTGGCACGTCGGATGCCTAACAGTGCTATCGGTGAGTATCTGGATTCCCTTGCAGATGCTATCTCCTTTGGTGTTGCACCTGCAGCTGCCTTATATTTCATCTATGGTTATTCTCATCCTTACCTAATGGCCATTGTGGCATGCTTCTATCTGTTCTGTGGAATTATAAGACTTGCAAGGTTCAACACAAAACAGAAAACTATCTCTGATTTTGAAGGTCTGCCTATAACCGCAGCTGCTGTAGTGATTGCTTCCTATCTGCTCATGGCAGACAGGTACGTCCAGTTCTACGGAGTTATCGCAATTATGCTGTTGCTCTCTTTGCTTATGGTAAGTGAGTATCCTTATCCTAAGTTGAGGGGTTCAAAAGCAATGGCTTTTGTAGCCATCGTATTCATTTTACCCATAGCATCCTACATTGTATTGCCTGCATATCTTCCAATATTCTCAACAGCAATGTTCCTGCTTCTATTACTTTATCTTGAGTCTCCTATTATGAGGGTTCCAAGAAAGTATTATGAGGATTAA
- the artA gene encoding archaeosortase A, translated as MIENVLWIAVALMVLSSIIPATRGIKFLTGGVGWIFFSLHWAYQPLHYIEISDYFNVVLTLAIAAFCLFMAHNMIREYREPSESGLSQDTNIILMVTSATAIGSLFYFPFANIPSLNQWIISNVTNATAGLLGLLGYNVESTWHKITYNGYTVQIILACTAIESIALFTGLIVSINVSFKRLMSAFMISVPVIFALNIVRNVFVIAAYGDQWFGPESFEIAHHVIAKFGSAIALFVIAYAVMRILPELLDMIDGLWQMTTRQIRDILRKS; from the coding sequence ATGATAGAAAACGTACTATGGATTGCAGTTGCCCTGATGGTATTATCCTCGATCATACCTGCAACAAGAGGAATAAAGTTCCTCACAGGTGGGGTAGGGTGGATATTCTTTTCTCTTCATTGGGCATACCAGCCGCTACATTATATTGAGATCAGTGACTATTTTAATGTAGTTCTGACCCTGGCAATTGCTGCCTTCTGCCTTTTCATGGCACATAATATGATACGTGAGTACAGGGAACCTTCAGAGTCCGGACTGTCTCAGGATACCAATATAATTCTGATGGTTACGAGCGCAACGGCAATAGGTTCATTGTTCTACTTCCCTTTCGCGAACATTCCTTCCCTGAACCAGTGGATTATATCCAATGTGACCAATGCTACAGCTGGTTTGCTTGGCCTTCTGGGTTACAATGTGGAGTCTACATGGCATAAGATAACCTATAATGGTTACACCGTGCAGATCATACTTGCCTGTACTGCCATCGAAAGTATCGCTCTCTTCACTGGTTTGATAGTTTCCATCAATGTTTCTTTCAAAAGGCTCATGTCAGCTTTCATGATCTCTGTGCCGGTAATATTTGCACTGAACATTGTCAGGAATGTTTTCGTAATTGCAGCTTATGGTGACCAGTGGTTCGGACCTGAAAGCTTTGAGATAGCTCATCATGTGATCGCGAAGTTCGGTTCAGCTATTGCGCTCTTTGTGATAGCATATGCAGTGATGCGAATATTGCCTGAGCTCCTTGACATGATCGATGGATTATGGCAAATGACAACCCGGCAGATCAGGGATATATTACGGAAAAGCTAA
- a CDS encoding transcription factor S, translated as MEFCPKCKSMMFPIEGSLKCKKCGYEKDKETNPELVSRSNREEREVTVLEGDIDEGLPTTTARCPECENNIAYWWLRQLRSADESETRFFKCTKCSFTWREYD; from the coding sequence ATGGAATTCTGTCCAAAATGTAAGAGCATGATGTTCCCCATCGAAGGGTCATTAAAATGTAAAAAATGTGGGTACGAAAAAGATAAGGAAACAAACCCTGAACTGGTATCAAGATCAAACCGTGAAGAAAGAGAGGTCACTGTACTTGAAGGCGATATTGACGAAGGACTTCCTACAACTACAGCAAGATGCCCTGAATGTGAAAACAACATAGCATACTGGTGGCTAAGACAACTCAGATCTGCTGATGAATCTGAGACCAGGTTCTTCAAGTGCACCAAATGCAGCTTCACATGGCGTGAATACGACTGA
- a CDS encoding NUDIX domain-containing protein, with amino-acid sequence MTVPTTPLLTVDAVIILNGKIILIKRKNPPFKNGFALPGGFVEIGETTEAAAIREAYEETGLSIDLVKLIGVYSEPSRDPRGHTVSVCYLAIGHGEPKAATDAAEVASFDLKELPDIAFDHRKMIDDAGDDINGILSKM; translated from the coding sequence ATGACAGTCCCCACCACCCCCCTGCTCACAGTTGATGCCGTAATCATCTTAAATGGTAAGATTATACTGATAAAAAGAAAGAATCCCCCTTTCAAAAACGGATTTGCACTACCGGGTGGTTTCGTGGAGATAGGCGAGACGACCGAAGCTGCGGCAATTAGGGAAGCATATGAAGAGACCGGACTATCTATCGATCTTGTCAAATTGATAGGAGTGTATTCAGAGCCTTCGCGAGATCCAAGAGGACATACTGTATCGGTATGCTACCTTGCGATAGGCCACGGCGAACCAAAAGCCGCAACTGACGCAGCTGAAGTAGCCTCATTCGACCTGAAGGAGCTACCGGATATAGCTTTTGACCACCGAAAAATGATTGACGACGCAGGAGATGATATTAATGGAATTCTGTCCAAAATGTAA
- a CDS encoding cobyrinate a,c-diamide synthase encodes MKRSVLIAGTHSGVGKTTVAMGVMAALTKRNMKVQPYKVGPDYIDPTHHTAICGRSSRNLDTFMMGVDGVRRTVDNSYKDADISVIEGVMGLYDGMNSTEIASSAHVAKSLGIPVILVVNVHGMSRSAAAIVKGFTEFDKDVNIAGVILNRVGSPRHAQMIKDVLPDIPVVGTVPRNNDIKVPSRHLGLHMASEQDYDVGKLAEFIEENVDIDEILSLASEPKKPEVEDERCVGNMSEVTIGVARDDAFCFYYEEMFDMFRKCGAKIEFFSPLDGDIPEVDGMYFGGGYPELNIAELEKSRTTKKLKDFSADGMPIYGECGGLQYLCSSYEIEDVVYKMADLFPAETILTKRLQALGYTEGVAKGKFINGPVRGHEFHYSLTECDSDSRLIYEMSRGKGIMNGKDGITEHNSLASYMHAHPGSFPVDSFVEQCRKYSRK; translated from the coding sequence ATGAAACGATCGGTCCTAATTGCAGGAACACATAGCGGTGTAGGCAAAACCACCGTGGCAATGGGTGTTATGGCCGCCCTTACGAAAAGGAATATGAAAGTACAGCCTTACAAGGTTGGTCCTGATTACATAGATCCTACTCATCATACTGCTATCTGTGGCAGATCTTCAAGAAATCTTGATACATTCATGATGGGTGTTGATGGTGTTCGCAGAACTGTTGATAACAGCTACAAGGATGCTGATATCTCTGTCATCGAAGGTGTAATGGGTCTTTATGATGGTATGAACTCAACGGAGATCGCCAGCTCAGCCCATGTTGCCAAGTCTCTTGGTATCCCTGTTATTCTGGTAGTGAATGTGCACGGCATGTCAAGAAGTGCGGCTGCCATAGTCAAAGGATTCACCGAGTTCGACAAGGATGTGAACATTGCCGGCGTTATCCTTAACAGGGTGGGAAGCCCCCGACATGCCCAGATGATCAAAGATGTTCTTCCCGACATTCCTGTTGTGGGAACTGTTCCAAGGAACAACGACATAAAGGTACCTTCAAGGCATCTTGGCCTGCACATGGCTTCTGAACAGGATTATGATGTTGGTAAGCTTGCAGAGTTCATTGAGGAGAATGTTGATATCGATGAGATCCTCTCCCTTGCTTCCGAGCCAAAGAAGCCTGAGGTGGAAGATGAACGATGTGTTGGTAATATGTCTGAGGTCACAATTGGCGTTGCCCGTGATGATGCATTCTGTTTCTATTATGAAGAAATGTTCGACATGTTCCGTAAATGTGGTGCAAAGATCGAGTTCTTCAGTCCTCTTGATGGCGACATCCCTGAAGTGGATGGTATGTACTTTGGTGGTGGATATCCTGAGCTTAACATTGCTGAGCTTGAAAAATCAAGGACGACCAAAAAGCTCAAAGACTTCTCAGCAGACGGCATGCCTATCTACGGTGAATGCGGAGGACTACAATACCTTTGCAGTTCCTATGAGATCGAGGACGTTGTTTACAAGATGGCAGACCTTTTCCCTGCAGAGACTATCCTTACAAAGAGACTTCAGGCACTGGGATACACTGAAGGTGTTGCAAAGGGCAAGTTCATAAATGGACCTGTCAGGGGACATGAGTTCCACTACTCTCTCACAGAATGTGACAGTGATTCAAGGCTTATCTATGAAATGTCACGTGGAAAAGGCATCATGAATGGCAAGGATGGTATCACAGAGCACAATTCTCTGGCAAGCTATATGCACGCACATCCGGGTTCTTTCCCTGTGGACAGTTTTGTGGAGCAGTGCCGCAAATATAGCCGAAAATAA
- the moaA gene encoding GTP 3',8-cyclase MoaA: MKTSNDLLTDKFGRTVKSLRISLTNRCNLDCIYCHSEGDEGSRNEMTVGMISDIVTTAAKFGVNKVKFSGGEPLVRKDFEDILRALPELKDVSVTTNGVLLKDRAYALKEAGLDRVNISLDTLDPEKYAYITHGKPENLNDVLEGINAAIDAGLTPVKINMVLLKGINENEIDDMLDFVRAHKGDLVLQIIQVMDFREGAQYNLDAEEIEKDLERRADTTRMRKMHHRKSYIIDGAEVEFVRPIDNAEFCANCNRLRITADGKLKPCLLVNDNLIDFSNADPEDLPELLRASIERRIPFYRDSKERRIIEKKTIIGDQ, from the coding sequence ATGAAAACTTCAAATGATCTTCTTACAGACAAGTTCGGACGAACGGTCAAAAGTCTTCGGATATCACTTACCAACCGCTGTAACCTTGACTGCATCTATTGCCACAGTGAAGGAGATGAAGGCAGCAGAAATGAGATGACGGTTGGAATGATCTCAGACATAGTGACCACAGCAGCAAAGTTCGGCGTCAATAAGGTCAAGTTCTCAGGTGGTGAACCTCTTGTCAGGAAAGATTTCGAGGATATACTCAGGGCATTGCCGGAACTAAAGGACGTCTCAGTGACAACCAACGGCGTTCTCCTGAAAGACCGAGCATACGCTCTGAAAGAAGCGGGACTGGACCGCGTTAATATAAGTCTTGACACCCTTGATCCGGAAAAATATGCTTACATCACACATGGAAAACCGGAAAACCTGAATGATGTCCTCGAAGGGATAAATGCAGCCATAGATGCTGGCCTTACCCCTGTGAAGATCAACATGGTCCTCCTCAAGGGCATAAATGAGAATGAGATAGATGATATGCTGGATTTCGTTCGAGCTCACAAGGGAGACCTCGTGTTGCAAATCATACAGGTCATGGACTTCAGGGAAGGTGCACAATACAACCTCGATGCTGAAGAGATCGAGAAAGATCTTGAAAGGCGTGCAGATACCACAAGGATGCGCAAAATGCATCACCGTAAAAGCTATATTATCGACGGGGCAGAAGTTGAGTTCGTACGACCTATTGACAATGCAGAATTCTGTGCTAATTGCAACAGGCTCAGGATAACTGCGGATGGTAAGTTAAAACCCTGCCTTCTTGTCAATGATAATCTTATAGATTTCTCAAATGCTGATCCCGAAGACCTTCCAGAGCTCCTGAGAGCATCCATCGAACGTAGAATTCCTTTTTACAGGGACTCTAAAGAAAGAAGGATCATTGAGAAAAAAACAATTATTGGAGATCAATAA
- the pcn gene encoding proliferating cell nuclear antigen (pcna), which produces MFKATIDAYLLKDSVETLSVLVDEARFRISPEGIAVRAVDPANVAMVSFDLATDAFDDFSADDCELGLDLSRVSDILAVADRDDKVQMELDEDTKKLKIQIGGFSYTLSLLDPSTIRAEPRIPQLELPAEIVLNGKDLQKAVKAAEKISDHMLLGVEGENFFMEAEGDTDRVKLTMSRDQLIDIKANDTRSLFSLDYLSDIIKPASKSNEVTLHLGKDFPIKINFSIANGAGTIGYLLAPRIESD; this is translated from the coding sequence ATGTTCAAGGCGACAATTGATGCATATCTTCTAAAAGATTCAGTCGAAACATTATCTGTACTCGTAGATGAAGCAAGATTCAGGATATCACCGGAAGGAATCGCGGTTCGGGCAGTAGACCCTGCAAATGTTGCAATGGTCAGTTTTGACCTGGCAACTGATGCATTTGATGATTTCAGTGCAGATGACTGCGAATTGGGATTAGACCTGTCAAGAGTAAGTGATATACTTGCAGTTGCAGACAGGGATGACAAGGTCCAGATGGAACTTGATGAAGATACAAAGAAACTAAAGATCCAGATCGGAGGTTTCTCATACACCCTCTCATTACTTGACCCGTCAACCATTCGTGCAGAGCCAAGGATCCCACAGCTTGAGCTTCCAGCAGAGATCGTCCTCAACGGCAAGGATCTCCAGAAGGCTGTCAAAGCTGCAGAGAAGATAAGTGACCATATGTTACTTGGCGTTGAAGGAGAGAATTTCTTCATGGAAGCTGAAGGCGATACTGACCGTGTGAAACTCACAATGTCACGCGACCAGCTGATCGATATCAAGGCAAATGACACACGTTCACTGTTCTCATTGGACTACCTGTCAGATATAATCAAACCCGCTTCAAAATCCAATGAAGTTACACTACACCTTGGAAAGGACTTCCCGATAAAGATCAACTTCTCCATCGCTAATGGAGCCGGTACTATCGGATATCTCCTGGCACCAAGGATCGAATCTGACTAA